The region CCAGGCAAATTTGGCTCGCTGTTGTTCGAGGCTCATCGTCAGTTCTCCTTTCCGTTCCCCGCCGTCACGGCGGTGACGAGAACGAGACCGCGGCCGGTGGTCGCGTCTCCGCCCATCTGGACCAGAGTCCCACCGATTCCCGCGAGGTCGCCCTCGCCCTGGAAAATAGCCGTCAGAGCCTCAGCCGCTTTTCGACGCGTATTCGATTCCTTGCCTTTCGTCCGTTCGATCGAGGCGAGCGTCAGGCCGGCGAGAATGCTTTCGGGCGGCAGATTTTCGGTATAAAACAGAGCGCCGTTCGCCGCGGTTCCCGTGGTGTCGTCGATCTTCACATGGGGTTCCACCGCGGTGCAGTGTCGAACGAAATAATCGAAATCCGTATTATTGAGAACAACGAGATCTTCACGAAGCTTCTTTTGGAAGTATTCGAAATGGGTCGAGTCGGGAAGGCAGGTTTTCGCGAGCCATTCGGCGATCGGCTTGATATCCGGCCCGGTGGCGGCTTTGGAAAACTCGTACGACTCGAGGTATACCTTTCCCTGCAGAATCTGCGAGTCCGTGGCGACGAGAGCCTGGCCTTGCTGGACCGCCGGAACCTGCCACGCGACCTTCGCGCCCGCATTCGCCGCCAGCCGCTCGAGGCGCGCCAGGGCATAGGGGCATGTAACATAAGCATAGGTATTTTTCAGCGAGCGGACGGGGAACGCGACGAGATGGGCGTCGGTGAACGAGACGGCGCCGGCATGGAGTTCCTTCGCGCTCGTGTCGGACCCGAACAGTTCATCGATCGTCTTCTGCTTTTCCCCGCCCCATACATGGGTGAGATGGTGGCGGACGGCGCCCTTGATGCCGGCGCCGTTGATCACGGGATGATTGCTGTGGACTTCCCGCTGGATGGGGTTGTCGATCGCGCCGACGGCGGTTCCGGCTCCCATGTGGAGGGGCGTGGTGCAGTAATAAAATACCAGATTCTTTTTTTCAAACATATCGTGCTCCTTTTCAAAAAACCTTCATGCGATACGCTTCAGACAACAAGCGGCGAAAACGGCAAAGCCTCTCTACCGCTTCATTCGATCCAGACCCCAAGATGTGCCCTGTTGAAGCCCTCGGCCCGATGGACCGAGGCTTCACCATCTGTCCAAAGACCGTTTTCCACCCAGGATGCGAGGGCGTCTACCTGGCCGTCGAACTCGTCGAACCAGTAGACCGAACCGGCAGGAACGGCGCGGAGCGCCGGCTTGGGGGCTTCTCTGGCGAGGTCCCAGCCGGAAACCGTTTCACTGCCTGCCAGTGCCGCGCATGCCAGACGCGCCGAAAAGCCCTTGCCTCGCAGGCGGTAGGTGCCGTCGATGTTTTCAACCAGGCTGGGGACCCAGCCGGTGTTGAAAATGCCCGGCGTGACCATGACGAGCCGGAAGGCCCCCGTAGAGCGGATGCGCTCGACGGGCGGCGGCGCCATCTTCCATGTGCAGAGGCGGTAGTCGGCCCCTCTTCCGTCTCCGGCGAGTCGGAGACCGCCGCATTCAGGCAGGGATGTACCGACGCCCTCGATGCCGACGAGGAAGCCAACGCCATTGTGAAGACTGATCGCATTCGACGTAAACAGCTTTCCGTCGGCGGCGGTTCTCGTCTGGCCGTCAA is a window of Candidatus Ozemobacteraceae bacterium DNA encoding:
- the cmr4 gene encoding type III-B CRISPR module RAMP protein Cmr4 — encoded protein: MFEKKNLVFYYCTTPLHMGAGTAVGAIDNPIQREVHSNHPVINGAGIKGAVRHHLTHVWGGEKQKTIDELFGSDTSAKELHAGAVSFTDAHLVAFPVRSLKNTYAYVTCPYALARLERLAANAGAKVAWQVPAVQQGQALVATDSQILQGKVYLESYEFSKAATGPDIKPIAEWLAKTCLPDSTHFEYFQKKLREDLVVLNNTDFDYFVRHCTAVEPHVKIDDTTGTAANGALFYTENLPPESILAGLTLASIERTKGKESNTRRKAAEALTAIFQGEGDLAGIGGTLVQMGGDATTGRGLVLVTAVTAGNGKEN
- a CDS encoding type III-B CRISPR module-associated Cmr3 family protein, with the protein product MTAYYFVTPCDVMFPRGNHHFGSSGAESGQTIMPPRPSVFAGAFRSSLAAAHPESLPAVERGDAPSDAVVSAILGSAAKPGSFRITLVALARNVQGAISPLHPLPADLLAFDDQKGLILRRLKPEKPLDHTRLSSRLPLVPILQAPQKKPLGSLWLTEKGWNDTLAGKIPPSTELHASGALWKSELRLGIALDGQTRTAADGKLFTSNAISLHNGVGFLVGIEGVGTSLPECGGLRLAGDGRGADYRLCTWKMAPPPVERIRSTGAFRLVMVTPGIFNTGWVPSLVENIDGTYRLRGKGFSARLACAALAGSETVSGWDLAREAPKPALRAVPAGSVYWFDEFDGQVDALASWVENGLWTDGEASVHRAEGFNRAHLGVWIE